The proteins below come from a single Alnus glutinosa chromosome 9, dhAlnGlut1.1, whole genome shotgun sequence genomic window:
- the LOC133877240 gene encoding uncharacterized protein LOC133877240 — MASSLNPAFAYTVVYVKDVAKSVAFYAEAFGYNVRRLDESHRWGELESGQTTIAFTPLHQHETDELTGAVQIPGSGSMRQAIEVCFAYADVDAAYKRAVESGAVPVSEPETKEWGQKVGYVRDIDGIVVRMGSYVNPPKRD; from the exons ATGGCGTCTTCTCTCAACCCAGCGTTTGCCTACACGGTTGTGTACGTGAAGGACGTAGCCAAATCAGTGGCCTTCTATGCCGAAGCCTTTGGCTACAATGTTCGTCGCTTAGACGAATCCCACAG ATGGGGAGAGCTGGAAAGCGGGCAGACCACGATAGCGTTTACTCCGCTGCACCAACACGAGACTGACGAGCTAACCGGTGCGGTCCAGATCCCTGGGTCCGGCAGCATGAGACAGGCAATTGAGGTTTGCTTTGCGTACGCGGATGTTGATGCTGCCTACAAG AGGGCGGTGGAGAGCGGTGCAGTGCCGGTGAGCGAGCCGGAGACGAAAGAATGGGGCCAGAAAGTTGGTTATGTGCGTGATATTGACGGGATTGTGGTGAGGATGGGGAGCTACGTGAACCCACCCAAACGAGACTGA